Proteins co-encoded in one Paraburkholderia terrae genomic window:
- a CDS encoding Fur family transcriptional regulator — protein sequence MPPLSTSPTRTLDALKRAGLLGTAAQVAVLDYLQRTEHGHFSAEEIHRRIAAGGERMNLSTTYRVLSQLVEAGFVANVPLGKHHSLYELDSGKAHDHLVCVVCGRVEEFSDPKINRRRIAIAKKFGLRIVGKTLALHGVCADCAARAHPPRPRAK from the coding sequence ATGCCGCCCTTGTCAACGTCTCCGACCCGAACGCTCGACGCGCTCAAGCGAGCCGGCCTGCTAGGCACGGCTGCGCAAGTCGCCGTGCTCGACTATCTGCAACGCACGGAGCACGGCCATTTCAGCGCGGAAGAGATTCACCGCCGCATCGCTGCGGGCGGCGAACGTATGAACCTGTCGACCACCTATCGCGTGCTCAGTCAACTGGTGGAGGCGGGCTTCGTCGCGAACGTGCCGCTCGGCAAGCATCACAGCCTCTACGAACTGGACTCGGGCAAGGCGCACGATCATCTCGTGTGCGTCGTGTGCGGGCGCGTTGAAGAGTTCTCCGACCCGAAGATCAATCGCCGGCGCATCGCGATCGCGAAGAAGTTCGGCTTGCGCATTGTCGGCAAGACGCTGGCGTTGCACGGGGTGTGCGCGGATTGCGCGGCGCGCGCGCATCCGCCGAGACCGCGTGCGAAGTGA
- the hpnK gene encoding hopanoid biosynthesis-associated protein HpnK: MTRQSAQRSRNAPRRALIVTADDFGLHVRINEAVERAHLHGVLTSASLMVSAPASADAVRRAHLYPSLRVGLHLVLADGVPMLATHLIPALVDKHGRLGERMVRNGFRFFLLPEVRRQLKAEIRAQFQAFARTGLTLDHVNTHKHFHLHPTVLALIIEVGSEYGLKAMRLPYEPGAPAWIRPWMARVRKQLDNAGIAHNDYVIGMSQTGHMDEAALLAALARLPDGVGEIYSHPAVAGEGAITPTMQTYRHSDELDALLSARVASAIAASGAITGGFADVFAQPSYL, encoded by the coding sequence ATGACGCGACAGTCGGCGCAGCGCTCTAGAAACGCACCGCGACGCGCGCTGATCGTGACGGCCGACGACTTCGGTCTGCATGTGCGGATCAACGAAGCTGTCGAGCGCGCGCATTTGCATGGCGTGCTGACGTCGGCTAGCCTGATGGTGTCCGCGCCCGCCTCGGCGGATGCCGTGCGCCGCGCGCACCTTTATCCGAGCTTGCGCGTGGGCTTGCATCTCGTGCTCGCGGACGGCGTGCCCATGCTCGCCACGCATCTGATTCCCGCGCTCGTCGACAAACACGGGCGGCTCGGCGAACGGATGGTGCGCAACGGCTTTCGCTTTTTCCTCCTGCCTGAAGTGCGGCGCCAGTTGAAGGCGGAAATCCGCGCGCAGTTTCAGGCCTTCGCACGCACGGGGCTCACGCTCGATCACGTCAATACGCACAAGCACTTTCATCTGCATCCGACGGTGCTCGCGCTGATTATCGAAGTGGGTAGCGAATATGGGCTGAAGGCGATGCGGCTGCCGTACGAGCCGGGCGCGCCTGCGTGGATCAGGCCGTGGATGGCACGTGTGCGCAAGCAGCTGGATAATGCAGGCATTGCGCACAACGACTACGTGATCGGCATGTCGCAGACAGGGCATATGGACGAGGCCGCGCTGCTCGCCGCGCTTGCACGGCTGCCGGACGGCGTCGGCGAGATTTACAGTCATCCCGCCGTGGCCGGAGAAGGCGCGATCACGCCGACGATGCAGACGTACCGGCATAGCGACGAACTGGATGCACTGCTGTCCGCGCGTGTCGCGTCGGCGATTGCCGCGAGCGGGGCGATCACGGGCGGTTTCGCCGACGTGTTCGCGCAGCCGTCTTATCTATGA
- a CDS encoding lysylphosphatidylglycerol synthase domain-containing protein — translation MTKWLTWLGLPAGIAVLIALALHSGIDDVLHAIRSAGFALLWLVPLHALPLLLDAQAWRLLLGRSASLAYLWWVATVREAVSRLLPVASIGGEFVGVRLARWKVDETSLVCASVIVEVLVTLAVQYVFAALGLVLIVAQTGHDGLLATVGAALLLSLPLPVVVFLLLRRGGLFHAIERWSARLPMSAHWNVERIGGAQLDAAIDALLREPRLLLRAFVWQFAGYLLGASEVYVALWMLGHPVSIGGAIAVEALTQAARHAAFFVPSGLGVQEAVVVLLARMFGVDEQTALSLALVKRMREVLFGCVALASWQAAELVRNRGGGVARNLR, via the coding sequence ATGACCAAGTGGCTCACATGGCTGGGATTGCCCGCGGGCATCGCGGTGCTGATCGCATTGGCGTTGCACAGCGGCATCGACGACGTGCTGCACGCGATCCGTTCGGCAGGCTTCGCGCTGCTCTGGCTCGTGCCGCTGCATGCGCTGCCGTTGCTGCTGGATGCGCAGGCGTGGCGGCTTCTGCTCGGCAGAAGTGCGTCGCTCGCGTATCTGTGGTGGGTCGCGACGGTGCGTGAGGCGGTGAGCCGGCTGCTGCCTGTCGCGAGCATCGGCGGGGAGTTCGTCGGCGTGCGGCTCGCGCGCTGGAAAGTTGACGAGACGAGCTTGGTGTGCGCGTCGGTGATCGTCGAGGTGCTGGTGACGCTGGCCGTCCAGTATGTGTTCGCCGCACTCGGGCTCGTGTTGATCGTCGCGCAGACGGGCCACGATGGTTTGCTCGCGACCGTCGGCGCGGCGTTGCTGCTGTCGTTGCCGCTGCCCGTCGTTGTGTTCCTGCTGCTCAGGCGCGGCGGGCTATTTCACGCGATCGAGCGCTGGTCCGCGCGTCTGCCGATGAGCGCGCACTGGAACGTCGAGCGCATCGGCGGCGCGCAGCTCGATGCCGCGATCGATGCGTTGCTGCGTGAGCCGCGTCTGCTGTTGCGCGCGTTTGTCTGGCAGTTTGCCGGCTATCTGCTCGGCGCATCGGAGGTGTATGTCGCGCTGTGGATGCTCGGGCATCCCGTTTCCATTGGTGGCGCGATCGCCGTCGAAGCGCTTACGCAGGCGGCGCGCCATGCGGCGTTCTTCGTGCCGTCGGGGCTCGGCGTGCAGGAGGCCGTCGTCGTGCTGCTCGCGCGGATGTTCGGCGTCGATGAGCAGACGGCGCTGTCGCTTGCGCTCGTCAAGCGGATGCGTGAAGTCCTGTTCGGCTGTGTGGCGCTGGCATCGTGGCAGGCGGCAGAGCTTGTGCGCAACCGTGGCGGCGGTGTCGCGAGAAACCTTCGCTGA